A single genomic interval of Juglans regia cultivar Chandler chromosome 1, Walnut 2.0, whole genome shotgun sequence harbors:
- the LOC109014321 gene encoding protein TIC 20-IV, chloroplastic-like produces MSAMAAGAAPPASSSRLLFNPPRRPLLPPAGLAASLRFRYKDTIPERFSKICKVHEPLAGRTVVACRSKGISFPHLSAASSTLLGGDQIGLSHAIPILPGQRKALIPVRASKNNPFGYRLPTMNEKPEWWHRILACVPYLLALQMSDTAFYVLPFLERYEVLESLYYYIPGSVRRLPWWFQFAHFYLAYLGVVRNNKWPHYLRFHVAMGFLLESALMVVVNSSNLMPLIHFQGTFGLYYWAAVGFIYIFVMLECVRCAIAGTYVKLPLISDSAFIHTLFRVGGYQRPF; encoded by the exons ATGTCTGCTATGGCTGCCGGCGCGGCTCCCCCTGCTAGCAGCTCCCGTCTCCTCTTCAATCCTCCGCGTCGGCCTCTCCTCCCTCCCGCCGGTCTCGCTGCCTCCCTCCGTTTTAG GTATAAAGATACAATTCCAGAAAGATTTTCCAAGATCTGCAAGGTACATGAGCCCTTGGCCGGTCGTACAGTTGTTGCATGCAGATCTAAAG GAATATCATTCCCACACCTCTCTGCTGCATCATCTACGCTTTTAGGTGGGGATCAAATTGGGCTGTCACATGCAATTCCTATCTTGCCAGGACAAAGAAAAGCTCTAATACCCGTGCGAGCATCCAAAAATAATCCATTCGGTTATCGCCTTCCAACAATGAATGAGAAGCCGGAATGGTGGCATAGAATTTTGGCATGTGTTCCATATCTTTTAGCTTTGCAGATGTCCGACACAGCATTTTATGTCCTACCTTTCCTTGAACGCTATGAAGTCCTCGAGAGTTTGTATTATTATATCCCAGGATCCGTTAGGAGGTTACCTTGGTGGTTCCAGTTTGCACATTTCTACCTTGCATACTTAGGAGTGGTGAGGAATAATAAATGGCCTCATTATTTGAGATTCCATGTAGCAATGGGCTTTTTATTAGAATCGGCGCTGATGGTGGTTGTGAATTCAAGCAATCTAATGCCCCTTATACACTTCCAAGGTACGTTTGGGTTATACTATTGGGCAGCTGTTggattcatatatatttttgtcatgTTGGAGTGTGTAAGGTGTGCTATTGCTGGTACGTATGTTAAACTCCCATTGATCAGTGATAGTGCATTTATTCACACTCTTTTCAGAGTAGGGGGATATCAGAGGCCTTTCTAG